Genomic window (Catenulispora sp. MAP5-51):
ATCGCTGAAGGAGACGGGAAGCCGGCGCCCGCGGTCATCGAGGCCAACGCGGCCTGGGCCTCGGGACACTATGCCGCCGACCCCGAACGCGTGCTGGATGTCGTGCTGCGCGCCGCCGGTCCGATGACCGAGATCGGCGAGCGGGACCGCACCTTCCTGAGGCCGGCCGCCCAGCGCGTCGATTGATCGGCGCGTGATCGGCGCGTGCCACGATGACTCCATGCCCGAGCGCCCCCACGTGATCCTCAGCGCCGCCATGTCCCTGGACGGCCACCTCGACGACACCACCCCCGACCGCCTCATGCTCTCCGACGTCGCGGACTTCGACCGGGTGGACGCGCTCCGGGCCGGCTCCGACGCGATCATGGTCGGCGCCGAGACCATCCGGCGCGACGACCCCCGCCTGCTGGTCCGCGATCCGGAGCGGCGTGCGGACCGGGTGCGGCGCAGCCTGCCGGAGCACCCGGTCAAGGTCACGGTGACCGGCGCCGGCGCGCTGGACCCTGTCGCGCGCTTCTTCACCACCGGCGGCCACAAGCTCGTCTACTGCGCCGACGCCGCGGTGTCGGCGCAGGCGGACCGGCTCGCCGCCGTCGCGGACACCGAGGTGGTGCAGGCCGGCGCGCTGGTCGACTTTCCCAGGATCCTCGCGGACCTGAAGCGGCGCGGGGTTGACCGGCTGATGGTCGAGGGCGGCAGCTCGCTGCACACCCGGTTCCTCGCCGAGGACCTCGCCGACGAGATCCACCTGGCGATCGCGCCGTTCTTCGTCGGCGACGACCGGGCTCCGCGCTTCGTGCGGGCCGCGGAGTTCCCGCAGAACGCGCGGCACCGCATGACCCTCGCGGAGACCAGGCCGATCGGCGATCTGGTCTTCGTGCGCTATCTGATCAGCCACGTCAGTCCCGGCTGACCCTCAGTTCGGGTGACCTTCAGTCCCGGCCCACGGCGCGCGGCGTCCCGAACCGCACCGGCACGCCCGGCGAGAAGAGAACACTGTCCGGCGGCCGCGAGGAGACGCCCGGCAACCCGGCCGCGGCCACCAGATCCTCCTCGCACGCCAGCAGCTTCGCCTCGTGCAACGGCCACCGGGGATGCGCGTTCGGCATGTGCACGGTCCGGCCGGCCAGGGTGAAGTGCAGCCGCCACCGGGCCGTCAGGAAGTGGTCCAGCGCGGACGGCGTCTCGATGGCCGGTCCCACCTGCACCCCGATCAGGCTCTGCGCGTGCGGCAGCCCCGGCTCGCGGCGCCGCGAGCCGTACCAGTACACGTCCCCGTACTGGTACGCCGACATCCGCGCCCAGCGGTACGGCAGCCGGAACGCCGCCCGCGCCGTGGCCACCGGCAGCAGCCGCGAAGCCTCCAGCGACCGGAACACCACCCCGCGCCGCCCGGCCTCGTCCACCGAGTACAGCCGCACGTTGGTCTCCGGGAACGTCCCCAGGTACGGCATCCCGGGCAGCGGCCACCACCCGATCCGGTGCATGCGGAAGGCGATGAGCCCGACGTAGGTCACCCCGTCGACGACGTCGGGCCGCACCCCGGCCGGCAGCAGCGGAGCCACCGTCTCCGGATCGACGGCCCAGTGCAGGAACGTCGCGTCCAGCCAGGACTGCGTCATCAGCGGCCGGCCGGGCAGCCTGGGGGGATCGGCGCTG
Coding sequences:
- a CDS encoding YqjF family protein encodes the protein MTQSWLDATFLHWAVDPETVAPLLPAGVRPDVVDGVTYVGLIAFRMHRIGWWPLPGMPYLGTFPETNVRLYSVDEAGRRGVVFRSLEASRLLPVATARAAFRLPYRWARMSAYQYGDVYWYGSRRREPGLPHAQSLIGVQVGPAIETPSALDHFLTARWRLHFTLAGRTVHMPNAHPRWPLHEAKLLACEEDLVAAAGLPGVSSRPPDSVLFSPGVPVRFGTPRAVGRD
- a CDS encoding RibD family protein, coding for MPERPHVILSAAMSLDGHLDDTTPDRLMLSDVADFDRVDALRAGSDAIMVGAETIRRDDPRLLVRDPERRADRVRRSLPEHPVKVTVTGAGALDPVARFFTTGGHKLVYCADAAVSAQADRLAAVADTEVVQAGALVDFPRILADLKRRGVDRLMVEGGSSLHTRFLAEDLADEIHLAIAPFFVGDDRAPRFVRAAEFPQNARHRMTLAETRPIGDLVFVRYLISHVSPG